The genomic segment CCATATACCGTCTTTTGTTTTATCCTTTATCCCTTATCCTTGTCTTTTCTTCGCGTTCGTTGCGTGCGTTGCGAGAGAACACCAGGGCGGAGATTTGCAGATGCCGGTAATCCTTCTGCTTGATACTAAAACAAATCGGAGAACCTGTTTCAATTTTACTTTAAATAAATTTCAGTTCAATAATAACGCCCGCGGGATGAAATTACTGTAGATTTCAGGAGATTGATTCTTCCGGCCAGGCCGGAATCAAAATAAAAGGATTTCGGCTTATTATAATGCCTATGGTTCAGCATTGCTGAACGATATTGTAAAAATATATTTATGGTGCGGTTTAATTGTAATGACCTTGACATTATTGAGAGATTTGCTTATCTTTTTTTTATAAATTTACCGGAATTAAAGATTTTATTAAAGAGGCTGTTGTGGATTTGTTCCGCTTATTGGAAAACCTTGTCAGGATCGAATCTCCGTCAGGGATGGAGATAGATGTTATAAGTTTTTTGTCGGAATATCTTAAAAAAACCGGGTTTACAATCTCTCTCCAAAAGGTTAAAAAAGACAGGTACAATTTGTATGCAGAAATCCTTGAACCCAGGATTATTTTTACAACACATGTGGATACGGTGAATCCGTATATTTCTTATGATGAAGATGATGAATTTATTTACGGCAGAGGATCGTGCGATGCAAAAGGCTCCGCAGCTGTACAGATTAAAGCAGCTGAGAAACTGCTGTCAGAGGGAATTAAAAATGTAGGGCTCTTATTTGTAGTAGGAGAGGAGAGCGGTTCTGACGGTGCAAAAAAGGCAAATGAAATAAAGAATAATTGTGAATATTTTATTAACGGCGAGCCTACTGAAAATAAACTTATAACAGGAACAAAGGGTGCTGTAAGAATCAGGATAAACGCATCAGGTAAATCAGCTCATTCTGCATATCCTGAACTGGGTGATTCAGCAGTGTTAAAACTTCTGCATCTTTTTGAGAAATGGGAGCATACGGATTTCCCTGAGCACGAGGTTCTGGGAAAAACAACATGGAACATAGGTACGATAAACGGCGGGGTTCAGGCCAATGTAATTCCAGATCATGCGGAAGCTGAAATTATGTTCCGGACAGTTGTCTCATTTGAAAAAATGAAAGATATGTTTGAGCAGTCATTGACTGAAGGTATCTCAATGGAGTATACATTTACATCTGATCCTGTGATTTTGAATATCAGAGAAGGGTTTGAAACAGGAGCTGCAGCATTTGCAACAGATGTACCAGTGCTTTCAAATTGGGGCAAGCCTTTTCTAATAGGGCCAGGCTCTATACTTGATGCCCATACTTCACATGAGAAAGTAAGAAAAACAGATCTGAAAAAAGCAGTGGATCTGTATACCGAACTTACGCATATTCTGCTTAATTCATGAAATTAGCAATGTAAGTTGTAATATTTTTTATTATGCAATTCACGGGAATATTAATATGATTGTAATGAAATTCGGAGGGGCTTCTCTAAACAGTCCCGAATCAATAAAAAATGTAGTGGAAATTATTAAATCCCGCAGAAAAGAAAAACCTGTTATAGTACTTTCTGCTATGGCAAAAACAACTCGTTCTCTTCTGTTATGCGCTGAAGAATATGCTGAGGGAAACAGAGAAAAGGGGGATCAACATCTTGAAGATCTCCGCAAATTCCACTTCAGGATGGCAGAATCTCTGTTAGAAAATGAATTTCTGTACGAAGTTTCAGCAGGAATGGATAAGTACTTTAAAGAGCTTTCAGAGAGCCTTAATGCATTTTTTGCTCTTAAAGAACTGTCGCCAAGAAGCCAGGATTCTGTATTATGCTACGGTGAATTGCTGTCTACTCTGATTGTTGAGAGTTGTCTCAGGCAGGATGGAATAAATTCAAAGCTGCTTGATTCCAGAAAGATAATAATTACAGATAAATTTTTCACTGCCGCACAGCCAGTTTTTGGAGCGACTGAAAAATTGGTTTTAAGCATAATCGCTCCGTTGGCAGCAAAGGGTTTTATCCCTGTTTTGCAGGGATTTATCGGTTCAACAGAAGAGGGAATACCTGCAACTTTAGGTTTTGAAGGATCAGATTATACGGCTTCTATAATCGGTGCGGCATTAAAAGCCGATGCAATTCAAATATGGAAAAACGTACCTGGGATAATGTCTGCTGATCCTGATGTT from the bacterium genome contains:
- a CDS encoding aspartate kinase — translated: MIVMKFGGASLNSPESIKNVVEIIKSRRKEKPVIVLSAMAKTTRSLLLCAEEYAEGNREKGDQHLEDLRKFHFRMAESLLENEFLYEVSAGMDKYFKELSESLNAFFALKELSPRSQDSVLCYGELLSTLIVESCLRQDGINSKLLDSRKIIITDKFFTAAQPVFGATEKLVLSIIAPLAAKGFIPVLQGFIGSTEEGIPATLGFEGSDYTASIIGAALKADAIQIWKNVPGIMSADPDVVRDAETVRTLTFSEAEELTFLGAKVLHPSSIEPARKLEIPVTIRNTNEIDGDFTSIVPDQADDDVKVKSITCLKNLILLKFQNADSNNIRTVLSDMEKNCLKIYLSTYLHNSINLVVRNGVGAERFISAYGARNNLLVKKRIALVTLVGRGIGNEPEIAESTFKSLNNSGIDYEIFVNMEMSLAIVLEETSAEGAVLSLHNDLLCDK
- a CDS encoding M20/M25/M40 family metallo-hydrolase produces the protein MDLFRLLENLVRIESPSGMEIDVISFLSEYLKKTGFTISLQKVKKDRYNLYAEILEPRIIFTTHVDTVNPYISYDEDDEFIYGRGSCDAKGSAAVQIKAAEKLLSEGIKNVGLLFVVGEESGSDGAKKANEIKNNCEYFINGEPTENKLITGTKGAVRIRINASGKSAHSAYPELGDSAVLKLLHLFEKWEHTDFPEHEVLGKTTWNIGTINGGVQANVIPDHAEAEIMFRTVVSFEKMKDMFEQSLTEGISMEYTFTSDPVILNIREGFETGAAAFATDVPVLSNWGKPFLIGPGSILDAHTSHEKVRKTDLKKAVDLYTELTHILLNS